One window of Cumulibacter soli genomic DNA carries:
- a CDS encoding DMT family transporter, producing MAWFVLIASGMLEAVWASALAASQRFTRWRPTVLFLISMTVSMLGLAWAMRTLPTGTAYAVWVGIGATLTVLWGVFTKQERLTLARGMLLILLVGSVIGLKAVS from the coding sequence ATGGCCTGGTTCGTCCTGATCGCGTCGGGGATGCTGGAGGCCGTCTGGGCCTCGGCCCTGGCTGCCTCGCAGCGATTTACTCGCTGGCGTCCGACCGTACTGTTTCTGATATCGATGACTGTGAGCATGCTCGGTCTGGCCTGGGCGATGCGCACCTTGCCGACCGGTACGGCGTACGCCGTGTGGGTCGGAATTGGCGCCACCCTCACGGTGCTCTGGGGTGTCTTCACCAAACAGGAGCGCCTCACGCTCGCCCGTGGAATGCTGCTGATCCTGCTAGTCGGCTCGGTCATCGGGCTTAAGGCGGTGAGCTAG